The proteins below are encoded in one region of Casimicrobium huifangae:
- a CDS encoding lipoprotein-releasing ABC transporter permease subunit, with the protein MSFPSRYELELGLRYVRAKRRNSFISFISLISMLGIALGVAALIIVISVMNGFSSELRERMLAATAHVEVKGYSQGDTSPMNDWQGIAAVLQKNPEVAAVAPYVQGEGLWVNGEINKPSLIRGIEPVGEAQVASVQKHMKVGSLDMLKPGEWGVILGVDLARGLGVRVGEKVALITPQGTVTPAGSVPRVKSFTVTGLFEIGWIEADSRVALIHVADAQRLYQLGDAVTGIRVKLHDLMKAREVADGWLRTLPGGLGVSDWTTQNLSFFKAVQMEKRVMFIILTLIVAVAAFNLVSTLVMVVTDKEADIAILRTLGARPGSVMQIFVVQGAVIGVVGTLIGLVLGLLISFNLDHVVGFIERVFGVTFIDKTVYLITELPSKVLASDVTTITLLSLGLSLLATLYPSWHASRVNPAEALRYE; encoded by the coding sequence ATGTCGTTCCCCTCCCGCTACGAGCTGGAGCTTGGCCTGCGCTACGTGCGCGCCAAACGCCGCAACAGCTTCATCTCGTTCATTTCGCTGATTTCCATGCTCGGCATCGCGCTCGGCGTGGCCGCGCTCATCATCGTGATTTCGGTGATGAACGGTTTCTCAAGCGAGCTGCGCGAGCGCATGCTGGCCGCCACCGCGCATGTCGAGGTGAAGGGCTACAGCCAGGGCGACACCTCGCCGATGAATGACTGGCAGGGTATCGCTGCCGTGCTTCAGAAGAATCCTGAAGTTGCCGCCGTGGCGCCTTACGTGCAGGGCGAAGGGCTCTGGGTCAACGGCGAGATCAACAAGCCGTCGCTGATTCGTGGCATTGAGCCAGTCGGCGAGGCACAGGTTGCCAGCGTGCAGAAGCACATGAAGGTCGGATCGCTGGACATGCTGAAGCCCGGCGAATGGGGCGTGATTCTGGGGGTCGATCTGGCGCGCGGCCTTGGCGTGCGCGTGGGCGAAAAAGTGGCGCTGATCACGCCGCAGGGTACGGTCACCCCGGCCGGCAGCGTGCCGCGGGTCAAGAGTTTCACCGTGACCGGGCTGTTCGAGATCGGCTGGATCGAGGCCGACTCCAGGGTGGCGCTGATTCATGTCGCCGACGCGCAGCGCTTGTACCAATTGGGCGATGCCGTGACCGGGATTCGCGTCAAGCTGCATGACCTGATGAAGGCGCGGGAAGTGGCCGACGGCTGGCTGCGTACCCTGCCGGGCGGCCTCGGCGTATCCGACTGGACGACGCAGAACCTGAGTTTTTTCAAGGCCGTGCAGATGGAAAAGCGGGTGATGTTCATCATCCTCACGCTGATCGTCGCCGTGGCTGCGTTCAATCTGGTCAGCACGCTGGTGATGGTGGTGACTGACAAGGAGGCGGACATCGCGATCCTGCGCACGCTTGGCGCGCGGCCGGGCAGTGTGATGCAGATTTTCGTGGTGCAGGGCGCCGTGATCGGCGTCGTTGGCACCCTGATCGGGCTGGTGCTTGGGCTGTTGATCTCCTTCAATCTGGACCACGTGGTCGGCTTCATCGAGCGCGTGTTCGGCGTGACCTTCATCGACAAGACGGTGTACCTGATCACCGAGCTGCCGTCGAAGGTGCTGGCGTCGGATGTCACCACCATCACGCTGCTGAGCCTCGGGCTGTCGCTGCTCGCCACGCTGTATCCGAGCTGGCATGCAAGCCGCGTCAATCCGGCGGAGGCGTTGCGCTATGAGTGA
- a CDS encoding ABC transporter ATP-binding protein → MSDPSATPVLVAQGLGKRYESGPASTEVLTDVTFSVAPGETVAIVGASGSGKSTLLHLLGGLDTPTTGSVTLMGESLAALSDAARGDLRNRALGFVYQFHHLLAELTAVQNVALALRIRRTPVAVAEQKARQLLEIVGLGHRLQHLPSELSGGERQRVAIARALVTEPACVLADEPTGNLDLENGERVFDLLLQATRERNASLVLVTHDRQLAARCDRTLTLVKGVLQALPAHRVPELSAPIAAAAVLQGIPIAP, encoded by the coding sequence ATGAGTGATCCGTCGGCGACGCCGGTCCTCGTTGCGCAGGGGCTCGGCAAGCGCTACGAGAGCGGCCCGGCCAGCACTGAGGTGTTGACCGACGTGACCTTCAGCGTCGCGCCGGGGGAGACTGTCGCCATCGTGGGCGCCTCGGGCTCCGGCAAGAGCACGCTGCTGCATCTGCTGGGTGGCCTCGACACACCGACGACGGGCAGCGTGACGCTGATGGGCGAATCGCTGGCTGCCTTGTCGGACGCGGCGCGCGGCGATTTGCGCAATCGTGCGCTCGGCTTCGTCTACCAGTTTCACCATTTGCTCGCCGAACTGACCGCAGTGCAGAACGTTGCTCTTGCGTTGCGCATCCGGCGCACGCCGGTCGCCGTCGCCGAACAGAAGGCACGGCAACTGCTCGAGATCGTTGGCCTGGGCCATCGCCTGCAGCATCTGCCGTCCGAGCTTTCTGGCGGCGAACGGCAGCGGGTTGCCATCGCCCGCGCGCTGGTGACCGAGCCGGCCTGCGTGCTGGCCGACGAACCGACCGGCAATCTGGACCTCGAAAACGGCGAACGTGTATTCGATCTGCTGCTGCAGGCGACGCGCGAGCGCAACGCCTCGCTGGTGCTGGTGACCCATGATCGCCAGCTCGCCGCCCGCTGTGACCGCACCCTGACCCTGGTGAAAGGCGTCTTGCAGGCGCTGCCCGCGCACCGGGTCCCCGAACTCTCTGCCCCGATTGCTGCGGCCGCTGTGCTGCAAGGAATACCCATTGCCCCCTGA
- a CDS encoding circularly permuted type 2 ATP-grasp protein, whose protein sequence is MHAITPPPAHHFDEMLVTAGAPERGQSQSQSQSAGGQSQVQSQGTRAHYAAYNDWLQSSPEQTLAQRRAQADLLFRRIGITFTVYGDEGGTERLIPSDVIPRIITADEWSYLEKGLTQRVTAINRFLADIYHDQAILKAGLIPREQIEGNAQFQTKMVGVKVPHDTYVSITGVDIVRNNDGKYYVLEDNLRVPSGVSYMLMNRKMMMRLFPELFLRQTVRPVEHYPALLLQTLKEATDIDNPTVVLLTPGRFNSAYFEHTFLAQQMGVELVEGQDLFVKDDYVYMRTTSGPQRVDVMYRRLDDVFLDPLAFRPDSVLGVPGLFNAYVKGNIVICNAIGTGVADDKSIYPYVPDMIKFYLDEDPILNNVPTYQCRKPADLSYVLANMKDLVVKEVHGAGGYGMLVGPAATAKEVEDFAAVVKANPTNYIAQPTLSLSSCPTFVESGIAPRHIDLRPFVLTGREVRMVPGGLTRVALREGSLVVNSSQGGGTKDTWVLGDDNAPAASTTAEGN, encoded by the coding sequence ATGCACGCCATCACTCCGCCGCCTGCCCACCATTTCGACGAGATGCTCGTCACTGCCGGGGCGCCGGAGCGAGGGCAATCGCAGAGCCAGAGTCAGTCCGCCGGCGGGCAGTCGCAAGTGCAAAGTCAGGGCACGCGCGCCCACTACGCGGCCTACAACGACTGGCTGCAGTCCTCGCCCGAGCAAACGCTCGCGCAGCGTCGCGCCCAGGCCGACCTGCTGTTCCGCCGCATCGGCATCACCTTCACGGTGTACGGCGACGAGGGAGGCACCGAGCGCCTGATCCCGTCCGACGTGATCCCGCGCATCATCACCGCCGACGAGTGGAGCTATCTCGAAAAAGGCCTCACCCAGCGAGTGACGGCGATCAACCGTTTTCTGGCCGACATCTATCACGACCAGGCGATCCTCAAGGCCGGGCTGATCCCGCGTGAGCAGATCGAGGGCAACGCGCAGTTCCAGACCAAGATGGTCGGCGTCAAGGTGCCGCACGACACCTATGTGTCGATCACCGGCGTCGACATCGTGCGCAACAACGACGGCAAGTACTACGTGCTTGAGGACAACCTGCGCGTGCCGTCCGGCGTGAGCTACATGCTGATGAACCGCAAGATGATGATGCGGCTATTCCCCGAGCTCTTCCTGCGTCAGACGGTGCGCCCGGTCGAGCACTACCCGGCACTGCTGTTGCAGACGCTGAAGGAAGCAACCGATATCGACAACCCGACGGTGGTGCTGCTGACTCCGGGCCGCTTCAACAGCGCCTACTTCGAACACACCTTCCTCGCGCAGCAAATGGGCGTGGAGCTGGTCGAGGGCCAGGACCTGTTCGTCAAGGACGACTACGTCTACATGCGCACCACCAGCGGACCACAACGTGTGGACGTGATGTACCGGCGCCTCGATGACGTATTCCTTGACCCGCTCGCTTTCCGGCCCGACTCGGTGCTCGGCGTGCCCGGTCTGTTCAACGCCTACGTCAAGGGCAACATCGTGATCTGCAACGCGATCGGCACCGGCGTCGCCGACGACAAATCGATCTACCCGTATGTGCCGGACATGATCAAGTTCTACCTCGACGAGGACCCGATCCTGAACAACGTGCCCACCTACCAGTGCAGAAAGCCTGCCGACCTTTCCTACGTGCTCGCCAACATGAAGGATCTGGTGGTCAAGGAAGTCCACGGCGCCGGCGGCTACGGCATGCTGGTCGGCCCCGCCGCGACGGCAAAGGAAGTCGAGGACTTCGCCGCCGTGGTGAAGGCCAATCCGACCAACTACATCGCCCAGCCCACGCTATCGCTTTCCAGCTGCCCAACCTTTGTCGAATCCGGCATCGCCCCGCGCCATATCGATCTACGGCCATTCGTGCTCACCGGCCGCGAGGTGCGCATGGTGCCCGGTGGGCTGACGCGGGTCGCGCTACGTGAAGGGTCGCTGGTGGTCAACTCGTCACAGGGGGGCGGCACCAAGGACACCTGGGTGTTGGGGGATGACAACGCGCCGGCTGCGTCCACGACTGCGGAGGGCAACTAA